The Cryptomeria japonica chromosome 9, Sugi_1.0, whole genome shotgun sequence DNA segment TTTGAAACCAATTTTTTTTCTTCCTCTGATTTCTTACAAATCCAACGGGTTTTATcctcaaatttgattttttaaacaTATGGCCTCAAAACAATGTAAATAAGAATTTTTGGTTTTAAGATTAATGATCTCTAGTGAATGTATCCACCCTCTATATATAACTAAGATAAATAGTTTCTCTAATTGAATTTTGTGACATTCAAAACTTCACCcatttttcctcttctttccttctCGTCCCTTACTTTCTTCATTCACTTTATCTTGCCATACTTTTTATCTCTCTATAAACCTTATTGAATTTTCCTAGAGTTTGCAAACTTATAAACTTTAGTACATCACGAATCATGTGACTTCTTCCGTCCTTTGTCACACTTTTTTTTAGTTCACGAACCTTCAAAATCTAGGACATCTAACTTCATGCCATCTCTTTCCTTGTTGCACTTTTTGGGAGATTGAAAACTCACAAACTTTTTGACACTTGGAACCTTGTCGCAATTGCACATGGTTCACCAACTTGCTAACTTTGTAATAGGACAAACTATCTTGCATTTTCACATGGTTCATGAACTTGTGATCTTTACAAAAATAATATCTTGCTAGCCTTAGCTTCTTCATCTTCGTTACGTCCCATACCTAGAAAAAATTtcaattgttggcaatttggcattaagttgtcattgatgtcaaccagtttggcaaggtcaccagtaAGTAAGAAGGGGTGATCGatatgatggcaatacacatgagagtgagtagacagaaggaaggctaccgatacacatgacttgggtcatctatcggtaaagaaggcttaccgataaggcataaatcgggatgaaggttgtttgtgtgttatgaaggcacaactgGTGAACATAACAaaaaggatgtttgatggtcaaACTGGTAACATAGACTAAACTGATAGTCAACCTGGGTCAACAAagtatgtcaaactgacataggaatccaaacagaggtggatgttgacaagcatgacaactggatgccaggtggaggtattgcataggtcggtggagtgtgcatcgatgtaacaaatcTGCATGCAGGTCGACTTTTATGAGGAACCCGCAAGTCATGAAGGATGCCAgaagattgcggctcgaggaaggcaagaTGGAAAATCAATCACATTGGTCTTGCAATAAAATTTGATCTCCGTACGtgttaggtgaaggaaacaacaaagccattactGGCAAGTGACAAAGAAAAGCAGAAAAGTGTGGtgtagacctccagatttagaaaatgcacattggcatGTAAAGTTTGGCTGGTGATTGATcattgtcataaagatcatatccctgaAAAGCAGATCGAATCAAAGGGGATTTGGATTGAgctggaaaaggaaaacctaacacgacaaTGTTTGCATGCATTCTTGGcgggaatccatgattataaatatacaAGCTCGAAACAGAAAAGATTGATgcttgaagaggagaagaagagtgaagagagcttgagtgcagataagaatcatcttccttagaatttattctaagaaagttgcagagtgagtcaaCAAGCAAACCGATGAGAGGGTTTAGCTGACAGTGATCGAGTACCGGTATAACTGTAGCAGGTTCAACAATTGAGCAAACCGGTAAGGTGTGGTTGAGCAAggtggcatccaagtgtgacacagtgagttgtgagactgatatatatatatatatatatatatatatatatatatatatatatatatatatatatatatatatatatatatatatatatatatatatatatatatatagagagagagagagagagagagagagagagagagagagagagagagagagagagagagagagagagagagagagagagagagagagagagagagagagagatctcataACCAACAGTGTGAGATCCCGTAAAGAAAAGAAGACTGTTAACCAATAGAGATCTATTTGACCAAagtgttgcagaattcatttgcaacaagaaggcataactgtatctaaattgtatttcaatatacatcaccaagttggagcttggtgtaggggttggtgccctaaatctttgtaattcagtttttcatttgtgaggctggattggagcagtagtctccaacaacatttcacaccgaggtttttcccatattgggttttcctcgtacatctggtgttgtgggctgtatttgtgtgattgtcttctctGGTCTCAtcatttgctttactggtttaatTGTTTAGTACTTAAGATAACAACCGATATTCTGAAGTTTCCTTAGAATAGGAAAGAGTTTAagaaccaccgattcacccccctctcagtggtactctgtgttcaacatcaATATTTTATGCAACTTCACAAGTAAACATCCAAATAACTATTTTTTTATATCATGAGATAACCCAATGACCCAACCACACCTTGCCTCAATCTTACCTTTGTTTACTGAGTTTTGTGATATGGAGAGGGTGAACTAAGGCGAGAATACCTCGATGGATGATTGAGTGGGCTCAAACAACCCAACCATCGGGTAAACCCAACCGATGAGAATTAAACTTTGGACCTACATGGGAAGAAATCAAAGCCTTAGCACAACCTTACGAAAAATAGGGAATAGGAAGATATTACCTCCAATTTGGGAAGGTTAGAAAGGGTCCATTATAGTCACTAACATTCCTTTGTCTAGGGAAGAATTTTCTAGTTAATTTACATAGCTAGATCTCTTTTCATTGAGCTATCTATATAATCACATCCTTATCTACATAGTTGAAGCTTTGCACCACCTTTTGTAATACGTGGAAATTTTCACCCTTCTCTCTTTATTTTCATTATTTATGAAGATAACTTTATTTTCATTatttatgaagataattaattcttCATGCaagttgtgttttgtgtttatttcaAATTGTGTAACAAAACCAAATCATTACACACTTTCATctattttttatattctaatgGAGCATCAAAGACACTTGAATAATTCAAGAATGATATGCTACTTTATATAGATTGAATATCCTTTTACTATCTAAAAAAATATTTACTTTTACATGTTGATGACTTGTTTACTTTGACATGCAACTTCCTAGTAGTTTAGATAAACATCAAACTGAGAGAAAACATAATGATAAAAATTGCATATCCATGCCTATTTTCCATCTGTTTTGTGAGCACTTTAATTAGAGTATAAAAAATGTGATAATCTCTTACAAATGACATAATTATGTTTGAAATTGCCTCACGACATCCCATACTCACTCCCTTTCATCACTAATATGAAATTTCTAATTCATAATCCCTAAACTTATTTTTCTCGCTTTAAATCAAAGCCATGAGTGTAGATTGGGCACAAGTCATTTCCACAATCATGGATTAAATCCTTTcacttttaaatttgaaaaataaatttaccCATTTTCAACCACTTCATTAGCCATTATGAGTTGACTTTGTACATATTGTGTTGATTTGTGTGCTTGGTTGTTGTATGTAAGAATACTCATTCAAAATCATGTAAAATATAACTTTGCATTGTCTTTTCAAGAGATCATTCTAGGAACTTTGCATGTTTGTCTAGTGTCATCAAATTTTTTTACTCAAAGCCATTAAATTAGTCCCTCTGAGGGGTTGACCTATGAGAACATAAACTTGGTGATTTGATAGGTTCTCCAAAAGTATTTACAAACATTGCAATCCTTGTAGACATTTATATATCATATTTTAGAGAAAGCAAATTAAATTAGTTCATATTTCTGTCAAATCAGAGTTGtgcaaaagatagggtttgcaatTGTAGAGATCACATCCATATGGGTGAAGTAAACTAGAGCAacataatatttgaatttttagaaATAGAGATCTTCATCATAAATAGCCCTAAAACTCAAGAACCAAGGTgaatcaatttctatcatttgtcACGTTACTTTTTCATTAACCATTGCCcacttgaattttatttttaatttaacttaCTTTTcacatttatttatattttttacaaTTATGAATTCCAACCCCTTtatgtaaattaatttatttttaattaattaaatagccaAGAAAATTAAATAGGGTGCTATAAAACCCCTTCAAATGGGTTGATCTCTTTTGAACAAATAaaaatatctagatattttgctTGTGAAATGAATACATAAATATGACAACTAAGAGAAAAACACACTTGCTTCAATCATCTTTGAAATTCAATTATTTGACATAATAATTCATAATATGACTTTTATAAAGCCTTTCCAAAACATAATTACCTAGAGGAGAAAACTAAACTCTATAAAGTGCACTTTTACAGGGATCTTCAAAAAGATTGCATGCTCCATATTCTCTTATTCCATGCACTAGACATTGAACTCTTTAATGACTCCTATGAGCCAGTAATGCAGAGGAAAGCATTTGTTCAGTAACACTCATAGAGTGTGACATTCACCCTTAGCCTGAAATAAACATCTCCCTCATACGCATCAGTGTCAATGGTAGCAATTCCTCTGGCCATTAAGAAATCACCAGTACCCCCAACAACAGATATATCTCTGTATTTAACCATAATGGGGTCTGCTCCATTGAAGGTGAGGGTGCCCTTGTGATGAGTTGAATTCAGCACAAATGTGAATCCAAGCCAAGAACTGAATGTATTCTTCATGTCATAGAAGTAAAAGCCCTGAGCTCTTCCCACTGGAGGAGAGTGCAGATTGTTGTCAAGAGTAATAGGATCATCAAACACAGCAAGATTTCCAAAATGGTTATTGCCAGTCATGATGGTGAGATTAGCTCCTTGAGGGGCTCCAACAAGTGCAGAAGTTGCATTATGGGCATTTTGGCCATTGTAGATTATATCATGAAAATATAACACAAAGTTCTTGCAGGGCTTGGGAAGCCTCTTCCTCCCTCTGTGGCAATCTGCAGATTTCAACACCATGGCAGACACCAGAAGCCACACAAAGCATAAATGCAAAACTCTATCAGATCTCATTGCCATGGTGAAAATATCTATGCAAATCTCTGTATTACAGATGGGAAAACAGGGCTattaggaaaagaaagagaagttctTAGTGATGCTTGCCTGCTTCATGTTCCACTGAAACTCTCTCTATATATAGAATTTATCTGCACAAGAAAAAAAGATCATGTGGGTCATATGATATTGATAGGTAAAAGATCTTTGGTGATATGCTTTAGACCAGATAAGAATAAGCCTTAGTCAATTTTTTTCGCAGACTCGTGTTAGAGTTCAAAGTGAGTTTTTCCACTACTTTTTATGTAGAAAGTGATGGGACATTGGAAACGAATTGCATGCTTTACTGAATTCTAAGGGACCATCCTTTTCTTTATTCGTTTTCGTGGGTATTTAGTCTACCATATGGGCTTGACTGTAGGTGGGTGGGAAATTCTCTTACGGCTCTCATGGGCCTTGAAAGACCATTGAATGGTTTATTGGGATTTGAGAATGGAAGTGGGTTGGTGGAACATGCAAATATAATATATTGAGTTTTTTCAGTGGAATTTATATGTTTTTTGAGTTAGTggtattatattttatggaaactATTTAAATGTATATATAGATTTTGGGAGCATTTTTAAGTGGAGAATGATATTTATTATGTTGTAAGGGATAAAATTCTTCTTGTTTATCTACACTACTTAAAAACATTATTCATGCAATTTGTACAAAATGTTCTCGATAatatttttgttgtaacaatttatGGTGCCTCAGGGAATTTTTTCCTAATTAccacttcttttgcatatcatttgaactaAAGCTTAATAATCTAGTAATTTTGAGAACTCTCCTAGAGAGTGCAACCTTTGAGTACCAAACATCATATATATTTCCGCTAAACCAAAAACATAAAATTTATTACATACTTTATGATATTTTAGAGATAAGTTGAACTGTTAATTTATTTTGGTGTGGGGAATTAGTGAATTCATTAGCAATAATGACATTCGCATGGTTCTCAAAATATTTTGACTTCAATCTTCTTTTGAGCACCAAACCTTCATTGATGAAATGGGGATTCTCCAGTAATTAATGAGCACTAAAATATATTGTCTTGATTTTGGGACAAAAATGAAgataataaatttatttcaatgGTTTATTTCTCAATTATCAGTTTAAGTTTGATCCTATACCAATGTGAGGCATAAACTTGTGAAAGGCATACTGGTAGCTTGCTTAAGGGTTGAATGTAATAATTTAAGTAGAATGAAATGCACTTTATCCCAACAAAAAACTATGAAAAATAAAATCTTATCTTATCATAGCTTTTTAACCACTAAGCATTTCATTGGTTAGTCATTCAAACAAATGGTTGGTTTAATCAATGAAAACCTTAACAAGTGGTCACCGGTCAATGAAGAGGCAAAATTTGGACAAGTCATGGAGAGAAACAATTATATTCATACAAAGGATGCAATTAATAACAAATGAACATTCAATTGTTGAAGGGTGTGATTATGAACATGTAAACGATATCTATGTAAATGTGTGATTAgcatcataacaatcaaattatggGACGTGTCTATTCCAAGACAAGAGTGGATTTACCCTGCAATGAAGAGATGCAACTCCTCGACTTCACAAACACATATATAAGAGTCTTTCACATCACCCCAAGACATCAACGAGTTGGAATTTGTCTTTATTTATTTGTATCCTATTTGGATATGCTCTCTTGAGCATTTATGCATTTGGTATAGTGGGTTGCATTCTTCAAAGTTTACATTACAAATAGCACCAAGACAATTGTATATTTAAATATGAGACAATAATTCATCCTTCATCTATATAGATGAAAGGGAAAGTTTATCAACATCACACCATTGTGAAACTAGACACAACTTGCAAACATCATTGGAATTATTCAAGAAGGAGATTCAAAGCATATATTCAACAACTGCCATATTAGAAAGAGTAGAAATCTCATTTAAATCTATAGATTGAAACATCTGACTTAcaacatattctacaatgttaTATCAGACATAGCGGAGTTGTTGATCAAATATCATTCTTGCATAAACATCATCAAACATATTAGGAATAGTAGAGATAATCCATCTATACATAACATTGGTTGCATTGCACCTAGTGTATATATATTGACCTCACATCATCATATTACAAGTGGAAATACTTGTGTATCAAATTATTCTTGTATTGATTATCATTATTTATTAGTACTACTAGTGAAATTGAGGAAATAAGTCTTTTGCAATCAATTCTTATGAGTTAAATGTTCCTACTTCATATATAAtaacataaggggacattacaatgtccCCCACACAGAAGTAACTCTTGTGCCAATGATGAAATCCTAAAGATGGATCAAGATCCATTTtttacaaacaacatttctcccatTAAGAAGAAATAGATCCATTGGTGATTGGAGAAGCCATTCCCATAAATTGGAAGAGGTAGGAATCCAAATCTAAATGGTGCGTGTCTCTAAAAATTTCTCAAATGTCTTTATGTTCACAAAGGATGATGATGCCACAAACCAATAAGGTACATGCCCAATAAATGTAGAAGGTGATAAACCAGGACTCTGTGAAAACTAATGTAGAATAATCTCTATGGATAATGAAGATGGGTTGACAACACTAATGCGGGTGTCAACAAAGAAGAGATGAATATCCTCAGAATAATTGTTTAGATTTGTAATATGAGACTCTACAAACAAGGATGATATGTTAGCAAGATATTATAGTGTCATAAAATatatccctttacaatttcacactcattttagatcactttgGTGGTTGTGCCTTATGCTCTTGATCTATGCCCGATTGTCCTTAGTTTTGGGGCCATTTTCAAAGGCTCAATGAAATCCCCTACTTAAATACCCTTTTTAGGCCTGAAATtctaggactagggcacctagcaccctTGTCCAAACATTTTGGCCCCAAATTTGAAATCATAATGGTTGGATTTGTAAGTAGTGGGAAAGTGCTCCTTGATGTCACACTTCTTAAAAAATTAAACTCGAAAAGGTGTAAATTTtatataaatacaactccctctctCATTTGAACTACTATCTCATATATTTCCTATCAACATAATTCAATTTTTGAtcaaattcaatcaagcatcttcAAGACAATTAAGGAGAAGTATATTATCAAGGATTCAAGCATCCAAGTTTAGCAATCATGATCAAGTTTTATGTGTTCCTCCATGATAAAGGCATGAATTGAAATATATCAAGAAACATCAAGCTTTATTTGAAGCTTCACAACAAGGGGTTACACATCAAAGGTATCATTTGTCATTTCAATAATTTCCTTTAAAGTTTTAAGTCTCTGCCTACCAGGGGTATTCTCTCTTTCATCCAACATTATTGTAgtgaaggtggaaacaccaaaacatgaTTTGACTTgtgcaagcccctatacaacacaatatTTTCCCTCTTTTACGTGTGTAAGTTATAGATCCAACAGTTGAAAGTTGTAAAATTGTACGTAGAGTAGACTGATATGCATAGtcccaaattttgaataaacaaaAACCCTAGACTATAATGATTACCTTACTTGTCTAGAGGGAAAGATCTACAGAGCCTACTGATTAAGAATCTGAAGCCTCATTTGATGAAGACACCTATATGACTAGGGTGCCTATCTCCATACTCTAATACTTTTAGCTCTAGATTTCAATTACAAGTTCTTCTCCATCTCTTGATTCTAGATTTGTACTTCTATGTTTGTTTCTAGTTTTGTATATGTTTGTTTATGTTAAATGTTATCAATTTTCTATCATTTAACCTAGATGTTGCATTTtcatatccaatcatatcaaatAAAAAATGAGAGCAATTAAAAATAGTGCCCATCTCTCCTTAAGGACTAAGGTTGGGCCTAATTTATTGTTCTCTCAATGAAATGATCCCAAGTATTGGAAATATTGAATAAGTATGTTCATAGTTTGTATTGTTAGGCTAACATCTCCATTTTCTAATATTTTATACACAAATCCCAAGTAGCTATGTTTGGAAGAACAATATCCCATTGCATTGAATAAATGGGGGCCGCATATGTGTTGATGCCAAGATGATTCGGGACAATAGAAAATGTACATTGATATGGAGTCTTAATGTGAGGAGTGAGAATAGAGAGACAAGCCTTTGATCCATAGGAGCATGCAAGACCTATGATCAACTCAAGCATCTCAAGAGTACAATGATCATAGAGTATACAATTTGTTTGTGCAAGGGGAATGAGATAATCTACTGCAAGATCCTATAGAAATGGAGAGATATGATGGTCCCCATAGATCTCTCAAAGATGAGTCATAGTGTGTGGGGACAATCAATGCTCAATAAAGTACACATAGTGTCaaaatcaacactagacaaaataactcctacaACATGGTCAAGATGATCCTCCAAGTACACTTACCTTTCCATGTGGCTAGTTGAGTGACAAGGCCATATAGATAAGGTAAAAAATAAAGCCACCTGAGATGTGTCAAGATGCCATTTCGCCAAGACTCATAATTACCTTTTGCTAGAATGATAATAGAAggttgataaaaaaaaatcatgatacctcttcaaaatgaaataatccaaccccAAAAATCTTAGTGCATGTGAATCAGAGAAAATAAATTCCTCTCTCACAAACATATCCTTTCCAAGTACCAAAACGTTTAAGTAATTGACTAGAAAGTGAAAacacaaaaatattaataaaatgtaCTTGGGGAAAATTCTAGACAAAtacatgaagagatttgaaaatcTTTAAATTACCTTTCCAACACTGCAAGAATTGAAAACATTGAAGATACTTGTTAAAGATATGAGCTCAGAAGTTGAAACAAATGATCTCTTTTATTGGGAATAAGTAAATTTGGAGCTAAATCTGAAGATGCAATCCCCACCACTAGAAATTTCTCAAAACTAGCTTTATGACGATATCTTGTTTGCCTAATTTTGACTCCATATGCAAAAATTTtgaccaaaacaaaaaaaaccattCTAGGAAAGAGGAAGGGAACTAGGGGCTACTAGTACATGTGTTGATGTCACCAATTGAATATTATAAGAATATTTTGGGTTCCTAAAGGTCAATTGTTGCTAGAATATTTTGATTCCCTTGGTGGAATATGCTTTCCCCCAAAAAGCGGTACTGGAATATACTTAAGAGCTAGAATTTTTTTGGCATATGTTAGTAGGAAAGAATATTCCTTGATAGAGGACAAAGC contains these protein-coding regions:
- the LOC131031961 gene encoding dirigent protein → MAMRSDRVLHLCFVWLLVSAMVLKSADCHRGRKRLPKPCKNFVLYFHDIIYNGQNAHNATSALVGAPQGANLTIMTGNNHFGNLAVFDDPITLDNNLHSPPVGRAQGFYFYDMKNTFSSWLGFTFVLNSTHHKGTLTFNGADPIMVKYRDISVVGGTGDFLMARGIATIDTDAYEGDVYFRLRVNVTLYECY